Proteins from a genomic interval of Elusimicrobiota bacterium:
- a CDS encoding alpha/beta hydrolase: PEIFSMTGVISPALWWADYKILDEIEKSPKKKIKLYLDMGTKEGKTLESFNSAIMDVRKMRDILIKKGFVLGKDFEYFEDEEAVHNESAWAKRVSEPILFFFGK, from the coding sequence CCCCGAAATATTTTCAATGACCGGTGTAATCTCGCCTGCTTTATGGTGGGCTGATTATAAGATTCTGGATGAAATAGAAAAATCGCCAAAGAAAAAGATTAAACTATATCTTGATATGGGAACAAAAGAAGGAAAAACACTGGAAAGTTTTAATTCTGCTATTATGGATGTAAGAAAAATGCGTGATATTTTAATTAAAAAGGGGTTTGTTTTGGGAAAAGATTTTGAATATTTTGAAGACGAAGAAGCGGTTCATAATGAATCTGCATGGGCAAAAAGAGTTTCTGAACCTATTCTATTCTTTTTTGGTAAATAA